GTCACAGACTGTAAATAATTAGCCTCGATATTAGGTTTGAGCCGTATTTTCCACACGCGCCATAATTAATCGACAACTCAGTCCAATCAAGCAAGTGGAAAATCACATTagaaatgtattatattaacatTCACAGCTGGGTTTTGCCATTTTACAATGGCtgaattatgattaatttatttacggctgagtttCGGTCACTTATGGCTGGGtttatcgtaaactaacattcaCAACTTAGTTACCTTATACGTTTTGGCTGAGTTAACTTTAAGTTTTCACTAAGTTAACATTCACAGCTGAGATATTTTATACGTAGAGGCTGAGTTATTATAAAGATACGGCTGAATTAAACAAACACATTATGACTGGGTTATAGTACTTAAAATACAAGAAATATGAATTCGACATATTTACATTCAGGAACCGAAATTATCAGATTCAAAATACAGACAAGGCATCACTTTCAGAAACCAAAATTGTCAGGACCAAACTCTTCAAACATGTGGACGAGATTACGCCAGACTCTTGTTAACATCCACGGAGGCTTGTCGCCTTCGATTGCCCAAGTTCTCTTCAAATAGCGCATCTGGCAACGAAATAGCGTTCTGGCCACAAGATTAAAATGTCTCCAAACTGTCGAATTATGCCTTCGATCCCATGTGTTTttgcgctacaacaaaaaagaATTACAAAACCGTTGAGAACACAACAGAAAAATAACTCATCAACGCTATGCTACCATTTTAAGTGGATAAACTGTTCTTACAGGGAGTTGAAGAAACCATCGTTCCTTAAAATGATCGGGAATTGTGCGGTAAGTCGGCCAATCATGAACCCAGCCTTCTGCAAGAATCCACGGGATGACGAGAGAGAGATCACTTAAAAATTTGAACCAGATAGTACTGGTTGTGTCAAGTAATTCACCCGGACCAGCGTATAGAAGAGGGAGGTTTTCACGATTTACAGAGCTTAGTATCGCATTGACACTGTTCTCTAACATCGTCGAATAACCAGGAACAATCGTCATAACTTTTGATGGGGATAGAGAGTTtttgtttaggttttttttagAGAGAAAGGTGTAAGAGAGGagacaatatatagagaggtaCAGAACGTCAAACGTCTCGAGTTAAAATTTTCCAAGAAGCAGTTATCTTTTTCCCGCCAAACGTCAGGATGAAGTTACactttacggctgagttacAGACCACATTTACGGCTGACTTAGTAaacggggtttagggtttagggttgcttatttagggtttaggtttgcttttttgggtttttaagTTTGGGATTTGGATTTATGGTGCAAGAATagttataaaaacacaaattcatGATAAACTAGGGGGATGTCCGCGCTTGGCGCGGAATATTGTATTATTATTGCTAAgagcatgattttttttttggataatgtaattatgttttcgtttttatttgttaagatcattatttgatgtttttagtgtgttatgtagtaggtgataagttaatatattttgcgtttgttttttttgaataatgtgttgttgtgtgtatagtacTTGTTAGTAGTCAAATGAGCTTCTAACGTAAactaatattgaatttcaataactttgcatctACGCATTTGTTGATTATAAAATTAACGGTTTCAttgtcaaaattgtattatattttttttcttatttttgaaaattataatttttaagatgttttttgccctctccccatattttaaacttgagccctcaccgtctatgtatttcgttacatttctggtgtgcggtgcttctcaccatcaccggaaaaagactcacatttttctcttgttcttccttgtcttcttcacctatgagattatatggtatttgttgcagatcaggtttatgagttttcagttgTTCGGTTGCTTCCCACAGCATTGTAGGTTGTTCCAGTCAATATTgactgctcctcttcttccttagatttcagctgatgttaggaactgcatctccTTGGTTGAGTCAGAGTTTATTcgtttttgattttgtattcctcgtcgttggcttaccgtcaatagtctctgctcgttttggttttcaagatctagtttttggtgttctgacttctatgctctctttcatagctcGATGACGGCTCCATAGTTTTCTGATTTCGCTATGTCTCCCTTTCCCTCTCTATTTTTGCATCTCTTTGTAGCTTTCATCgcatctctggtggctctccctttcaccatgtttgccactcgagatttggataatgttttcgttcgtgTATGCTATGTGGGCTTGGAAGGTTATTTCTGGCCTCAAGTTTAGTCTCTGATTTTTTGGTGGTTGTCTTCCATTCTCATTCTCTCAAGTTGTATttttctttccatgttttccttggtataggtgtgcggagttagtctcttggagctttggtcacttttatccagagctttgtggtttttcaCTTGCATGCCGTCTTGTatgttcttgtttagtttgtgaggtgtttCTTACTTTTTAGCTACTGGTTGTGATTCCGGTGTTTTAGGCATATATTTTCCGGTTTTTCGTGGCTTTGGCTTTTCGATTATTATTCTCCCTTTGGCCCGCTTTCTTAGTTTATGTGTTGGTTGTCTAGTTTTGtattcttaatttgattatcttatgatattaatagtgaaataaatataatttgtaaatgaaataataaaaattagtaaaaataataaaatgatgaaaagtCTTGCTATTTTaggtgtgaataaattaaatatttaaaatatatttatattattttatttatttcttgaattttagagACTAATAAGTGTGAGAATGATTAGATAATACACAATTAGAAATTGATGGAGAAAAttgcaataatttaaaagaagaagaatttaaatataaaaaaagacatgaggacacatgtcaacaaactcTTCTTCCACATGTCATGAGAAGGGAAAAAGCCaactttatatttatagatAACACAATAATAGTTTATGAGTTTTGAATTATGCTCACACCTTATATGTATCAGTTAAGTTTATGAGTAATTGTAAGACAAACATATACCTCAAGATCAAGATTGATTCTAAACTCGTAGATTCAATAAAGAAGACACATTcagttgattatatatttacttcatatatataattggagtttcaatttaacattttaaagtataaacttttttttttattatagggtatgtttgaggtatggctgagttataATATCGTAACGGCTGACTAATACTAATCGATACGGCTGCGTTATATAAACATGTTACGATTATAGGGTATGTTTGGGGTAAATCTGAGTTACGTATATACGACACGGCAGGGTTATAAAAACAATAAGACTGAGTCAAATACTTAATAACAACATAAGTCAAGTACAAAATAACAACATAAGTTCAtcataaaacaacaacaacataagtCAAGTACTTCATAACAACACATGTTCAATTAGCCATCATTTGGTCCGTCACAACATTTCCTTCTTCAGCGAGGATATTTGCTGCCATCTTCATCCGTAAACCTTGAATATTTTGATCGTTTATCCCATCAAACGTTACACCAAGCGCTAGACACTCCACAAACTTCAACGAATACACCCCACAATCGCCAACCTGGGTGTTTTGTGGAGTGTATCTTTTGCTTCTCCTTCTGAATGAGAACTTCTTCCTGCTAATGGGTCGGATATTGGTAGGAATATGTGCACTCAACATAGCGGGAATCATGTGCGTCAGCGGTTTAAATGAATTCAGAATTCTCTGCTCACTTTCGAGTGTTACCTCTCCAAAGATTGGATCGTAGCAAtcaatcttctccttcttcagatcCACGTGATACGCAACCCAGTGATTTCTGCCGGTTTGAAGACATCCGTACAAGTGATCCACATCTTCATACCACTTCAAGTTTGTTTGACAATGATCGGGAATCCTACCATTTATCATATCTTCATAACCATTGCCTTTGAACATGAACATTGTGGGTTTCATCTTGAACTGAGCGTAATCGTGAATCAAAAAACTTTGCCACCAAACGTCAACGAAGGCAATCCGCTTGGACCAGAATGGAGTGGACTATCCCATGGACCTTTTAATGAGGACGTTCATATACGCCACGACATActacataaataatattaacaagtcagccgtaatcaaatatataactcagccgttatataataaaagaatatataaccCAGCCGTAAAAATTAGTTAACACTGccgtaataaaataaaataatatataactcagccgtaataaAGACTTACATTATCAAACACCCATCCATACTCATTCTCCGGCCACGGTCTCTCATGGATGAGTATGCTGTAGAAGTCACTCTCATGATCAGCTGTTAGTACTTCTTTTTTACCGGGCGCTGCTGGTGGTTTGGGTGAATTGCCTTGATGTGCTGCATAAGTTTCTCCAATAGCGCCGGATCAACAGGTGCTAGAGGGTCATATATTGCTGATGAAGGAGTAACATTCTTCCTCATGCACATCGTTCCATCATGTCCTACATTCGGAAAAACTAATGATGAAGAAACTGCCGTCATTGACAACCCTTTTGGAGTTAACCGAACATTTTTCTCCCGGTAGTCCTTAATTATAGCAGATCTAACCACTTCAGAATTCTCGACATCAGACTCCGGCGCGAATTCGTTCTGTTCTGCAACAACTTCGTCAGTTATATCAGCCAATGAACTGTCCTCTACATCAGGTTGTACCTTGCATCTTGTTACACCGTCACGCGGCGGAGTCACCTTTTTGTACTTTGACCCAGcctgtttttgcttctttagctcagcctcttgtttcttctttaacTCAGCCTCTTTTTTGTTAGCCTCAACCGTTTTTTTTCTTAGCTTCAGCCTCTTTTTTCTTATCCTCAACAGCTTTTTTCTTAGCCTCagccttctccttcctcttaaACGCAACATCTGCCTGCGCtgcttttttcttttcatcGGCTTCCTCACCCTTAACAATACGCTTGCGCCTATAGCCGCGTCCATAGGCTGGATCCTTAGCAGCCTTATCATCCTTAGTGGCCTTATCATCCTTAGTAGCCTTTGCAGGAGAAACTACTACGAAATCAAGAGGCCGCATATCAGTAGCTTTATCGACACTACCAAACTCCTCATCCAAAGTCCTTTTCACCCCTGATTCCTTTTCAAGCTCTTTGGCCAAATTCTTTTTCGGTCCAAACTCCTTACCAGTAGTCGCAGCTACTAACGCTGGACTATTAACAGACTTCTGATGCGTTCGAACCACCGGTGATGCCATCGATAAAGAGTTATCTGATAATTGTGGAGAGGGGTTATCATGGTTTTCGAGAATTTTCCCAATCCCCAGATCTTTTAGACGCTCCTCCAGTAAAGCATTCACCCTGTCATCAATGGTCTTTTGGTCCATCAATGGTCTGTTCCGGTCTAACTCGTAAGCTTCCAACCGTGAGTCAACCTGATCAAATTTTCTGGAAATAATATCCAGAGTACTCACAATGGTCGTTAGAGTCGCTTTGTTCTCCAACTCCAACTCTTTGCTGCCTTCCTTCTCGCTAGAAccctttcccgctgcatcagcTTCAGACTCATTCTGTGTCTTaactttcttctgcttcttagTGGGTGGCTCAGCTTCTGACGAAACTCCACCcttcattctcttcttctcattcCCCTTCCCCTTTGCATTCCCCTTCCCCTTTGCATTCCCCTGCACTTCCCACAAACCTTTCACAAATCTACCTGAATGTATGTTTGTTATCAACCTAACGAGTTGTGGGTCATCATCTTCACCCGGCCAAATAGGAAACATCTCTTCAATTGAGTCCTTCAAAACCATTCTCCTCACACGCACCTGCAACACCAGGTTATAACAAAACTCAGCCTCCAAACTAACACAAAACTCAGCCATCAACTAAAATAATTCAGCCGTGATTTaacacataactcagccatcaaCTAAAATAATTCAGCTGTAATTTaacacataactcagccattaAGTAACTCCGAACTCAGCCATCAAATAAATTAAGTCAGCGTTAAACCTTACTTTGCCATGCTTTTTGATTTCGGCAGACAACAATTTATCAAAGCTTGCACGTGTACGCTTTCCACCCCATCGCAAAAGCGGAACGTCTTCGTTATTGCTCACTCTCCCAAAACTCTCACCGAAGCATGTGACGGATTCATAAGCCCAAAACAATAACGCGTCCTTCATGCCGCTTATTGTGTATGAACCTCCATCTGGAGCCAACGTTTTAACAGAGTCAATTAGAAATTCGTATGCAGTCCGATCCCATGGATACGACCTCATGGCTTCATCATCGAATACCCTTATTGCACTTTGAAAGGGTATCCTTGAATTGTGATGCAAACAATAGACTCCCATGGCTTGAAGAAGTAGCAGCTCCAACCACTTGCGCTTTTCAAAACTCCAAAGCGGACAGAACGCTAATGCTGCCTTCAGTTCATCTAACTTTGGTCCCATCCCAAGCGGCACCTTcaactccccccccccccccccccccccccccaaaactCGTTGTATTGACCAGGATCAAATTTTTCTGTTGGCAATGGACCTGTGTTTAGCTTAGTGATCTTACCAAACTCGAGCAAGCTAAACCTTATAGCCTCATCAGCCATGAGACACCATATCTCCTTGTTTATAACTCGCAGCTGTCTACACAGTAGATAGTGCACGGTCCTACCAGACCACATGCTTTCGCGTTTAGCTAGCCTAGCAACTACTCCAATGGGAGAGTTCACCAGTTCTTCCCACACATCAAGTCTTATTGTTTCTCTAACGTGGGGGAAATGCCCTGGATGGAAATTGTGATTAATAACTTTACCATCTAGGTTAGAAGACCTTTCAGGGTAAAGTCTTGGTGGGTAATCCCCTGATTTAACTTCAGCAgcatccatctgatcatataACCCAACAATAAAATCAGCCACAACAAAACAGTAACTCAGTCGCATCATAAGAGTAACACAGTCATAACATAACATTAGGTTATTCACGACACaaatataactcagccataacataACCATAACTCAGCCGCAGCAAAACCCAAACTCAGACGCAACGAAACccccaacaaaacaaaatcacagcCGCAACACAACTCTATCTCAGTCGcaacaaaatataaatcagatgaaatataatacataactgacccacaaactcaacaaaacacaatatataatgtCGCGATATCCTACCGGAAAAGACGAACTTGGAGATAAGAATGCGGCGAAGACGATTTCGTACAAACGAGTTCAGAATTCTGATTTCGGGCACGATGATAATAGAGAAAACAGAGTACAACGACAGAGAGCTATTTCGACAAAAAAGAAGTTAACACAGACAATGTCGATGACGAAGGGTGGGAGTATCCTCGCGGTTCCTTCTTCGACGGTTCTTCTTCGAGACGACAAAACGATGTtcttagttagtttttttttttaaacttcgaTTTAGTTATGTTGGAGAAGAGACGGTTTGGTTTCTATTGTGGTGGTGATGTGTAGTTTTAATTATTGATGTGGATTATATGTTTAAAagtaatttcaattaaaaaaactaaccaaaagTCATTAGAATCATTTACTATGGGTGTCCAAACTAACTAGtcattttaaaaagatgtttAACACTCTAGTAATAAACCAACTTTTGTTATACATTCTAGTAATTTTCtatattctttttcctcttaCTATTTGAgaagaacaaaattattcattaaaatGTCAAATTGTTCTAAACTTTCGTTGTAACCTCCGAAACAAAGCTTCGCCACCACCAGAATCTTCAAAAATTGAATAACAATGAATTTGggtaaaaaaactaaaatcctCTAAAACTTTTTGTCCTATACACCCTCCTAAATGCTATTGAAATAACGGATTTACATTTTGCTCCATTATTACGACGACATATGTTGGATTCCAGGAATTTCAAGCCAGGTGTTAACTTTCTTACAAAACATTATCGTCCTTCATACTGGCATCTGTTGTGATGTATGTGTGAATAGGATTCAAACTTTTATAgaatattaaatttacataGCATCAGAAGATAAGAACAAATGACAAACGTATATGCATGTTTCAATATTAGGTAAACACAAGTACATAATATTGTTAGTTTATATCTCTCTCTTCTGTAAAGGTTCggaatttctttcttattttcccAACTAAATTAACACGTTTTCAATTGTTCTGGTTAAATGTATCGTGGTAACCGGAGTATATCGTTTTCTTTTGAAATAGTGGAtggagaaaagagaagaaaatatgTAAGTGTGCgacgaaaaaacaaaaaaagtataaaaacgTGTGTGGTTTTAAGTTACGCCTTGACCATTCATTATTCTCTACGCATTGTATCACGCTTTCCACAGGTAATAGATATGCATCGAACGTTACACGTTCTggcttttaaaaacttttttatgGGTTGAGAATTAAGAGAATGAACTTTACACATTAATCAAAATCTGAGTgaacttaaaacaaaataaaattgtgaGTGTTGCTAAGTAAACTTGTTTGGGTTAAGAAAAAAGTGACGAATTGTCTAAATCAGTTGTCTCTAATGTTAATTGGCAAATATATTCCTCACCAAGTTATAGATGCCTGTGGTAAGACAAAATGAAAAAGGAACAAATGCATGAAGGgggttagtaaaaaaaaataaaaaaaataaagagttgTAAGCTAACTATGGTTGCTATTTTGAGTTATGAGTTAATGTTCTAGTCATTTTGCTTAATATTCATAACAGCCTCATTTTTTAAGAATATAGTCATGCATTGATATATGTGTCAATTTGGTATGAAAATAGACAACGCTCTCCCTCCCCGCACGTAAGAGTCTTTAATACAATATTTGACATTGTGCAatactatatatgttaaatatatagTACATGACAAATAATTTCTACCAACAACACATTATGAAGGAGATAAACAAAATAAGAAGGATAAGAAAGATAAAGACTTGGTAGATAAGTAGACAAAGGAACGGACAGAGGAGAAGGAGGAAGTGGCGCagggagggagggagagagggagaggaaAAGTATATTgtactattttatgtttttaaacaaaatGGAACACATCAACATTGTGTttcattttagaaataaaatctaactatactatatatatgtgtaaagtAGTATAGATTTAAAACCgcgattataaaatattatataaaatttataaaatatatgtctgttttaaaattttcaaaacatattatgtgtacaaaaaatctatgttttaattATGTAAACTACAAAgttcaataattattttacaagAAACTGAAAGCAACTAATAATAGAAGGGGAAAAcatatttgtaagaaaaaaaaaagaaagaaaaaaaatcattcaaacATAAATGGTGCATGGAAGGGGCAATATAGCAATCGTTACATAAATATCATAGCTTTCTCTTTGCTATGTATATATACTTCATTTAAATCCTACAATGGATATGATCCCAAATTTCCCTTAATGTTCTAGCGGAGTTTCGAGAAAAGTTCGTTCGTCCTATTTCTTGCAGAGTTTTTCATAACAGAGTGTGGAACTGATTtatgaatgaaaaagaaaattatatatgtatgcGTTTAGTACATGACTTTGATTTAGTCATGCAAtcacattattaatatatgcatgagttcatcaaataaataattacaaattggttgttcatcaATATATAATGTTAATTGTTTTATTACAGTCTGGATTTTCAGATTAACTCCTGTTTGCGAAATATGATGATTTTTTATGTATAATAATAACAACTATGTAATAACCCGCAccttgcgcggaatgtgattattagtttcgttattttgaattaaagaaacattaatctgtttaatatggatatcggttcggttttaggttGTTTTTTGGCTTTttatctcctaaaatataactatcattttaaattaatatttatttggtttgttccgttaaaatatttgatgtttttgttttttttcctgtgataatcaaaaattactattttttgtttgttttcatgttatgaatcttagatagtcgtgatgtcgaaccaatggtttcatattatagtttctaaacggataatagttaaaaaaacaaaattattaggacaaatcattttactacaatttggtcgatagtgaaagaagcattaagaaaaagaatattttaacttccaaaaaattagatatttcagttgtggtaaatacttagttataaggtgctcacgtcaatgtgcacatgtatgtgtatgtaaaagtatataaatatagttgataaatatataaagatactgttaattaatattaaatgacattttttttcaaaataatacatgaaaataaaaattcttaaaataaaattaattaaaaacaaaaatattgtaaaatttatataaactataatatataacttatatataattatttaaatatatgtatatatatatgcatataacggatcaaattggatatctgtttctataaatattgatatttgtgaattttttttacggatattgcattttagtatttgatttgcttcgtagagtaacggatatccagattttcggttcgaatcaaaacgcataatgaatcgaatcaaaatttatgaataatttgtccagctctattcgtaaacaataaaaataacgTAAAAAAGAACCATGCGCgtgatttttgtatttaaaaaaaatgtaaaatatatagtgtgaacatatttgTGTAGAGTTTGGCTGAAAACCTCTTTACATGTGACATGTGTCTattttagtgtgaacgcatttattacaatgtttctACACGTGACATATGTCCAGTTTAGTATCAACGCATTTATTACCATatttgtcttttaatatatcttattatataaagctcgGTTCTTcgaagttgctaattaacatgatcgtgACACATGGCGACTAAAATATAAGATTATGACAtgtgttaaaaataataaatttttgtaaatataatatttgataatatataattacttattatataaagtttggttcttcgaagttgctaattaacatgatcgtgACACATGGCGACTAAAAtataagattgtgacatgtgttaaaaatattaaaattttgtaaatataatatttgataatatataattatagttatctaaaataaagtatttaataatgattttttattttttataaatcctatttaaaataaaattggaaAGTTTATTTGAAAGTAATTTTCCCTTTTAAAAAGAACTTCATGAAAACATTATAATGAGATGGTGgcataaataaattgtaaaaatagtaactataaaatatctaaatgtaaccaaaaataattaaatgaaagtaattttcattttcataaatcataaaccaaatataactgtaaaagtaattttccttttcataaatcataaaccaaatataactgtaaaacattattttatagtaattattccaaattttctttatagATACCTAACATAAAGTACTTgatagtaatttttcttttctaaaatcctaaatgaaatatagttaaatatatatacatatatatttattatttaaaataaaatataagatagtaattttttattttttttaaacagttcctaaacaaaagaaaggttgaaaattattgaaagtgatttacctttaaaaaaatgagaaatttttttatattaaaagtaatgacaaaatgaattgtaaaaatagtaaTGTGGAAAActtattaattttaactaaaaataattatttgatagtaattttATAAAACCTAAACAGTAGattattaaaatttctaattaacATTATCGCGACAcatgataataaaaaattaagatatattgACATGtgttaattgttttataaatatatgataattatctaaaataaattgtttgataaaaattcttttttcaaatcatagaaaatagaattttaaatgagttatttgataataattttaccTTTATAAGAATTTGATGAAGAACATGATACTAGAAATACTAAAGTAATGAATTATAAAAagagttattttaaaaattatataattataattgaaAATTGTTATTGATAgtatttttccttttctaaatttttgaataaaatataattctcaattttttttgatgaaattattTTACAGGAgtctttcttttcaaaaaatcctaaacaaaataaaatttaattttcaagaGTATTTGATagtatttgtttttcaaatcgtaaataaatttgatttgtaaaacaacattttcaaatatttcttataaataacaaaattttatgtttaaaagatcacaataattatatttgtatatacgATTAGATTCTCTCTAATTTTTCACCATACATAATAGCagataaaagaaattttttataaaagatttatTTCTTCACACAGCTCTAAATTTCTTTACTATTAATTTGCTACATCTTATGTGTACATAAAATTATGATGCCGTTGTTAATGAGCTTATGCCACCATTATGTTATTGCGTTTATatgcatagaaaatatataattagctATAATGTCACGTTGCAAGAATTGAAAATATTGTCAAATGTGTACATTCAAGTGTTGgtgaaaattatttattttaaattaaaattaaagaattagattttaatctttgaaattttgcggtctcaaatatttataaaaacataaaggtAAATATactacatattatatattttttattttactaaatttaatatttcaatttttatttatttttattaaatcaacTTTATGGATAAGAACTGTAAAAACAAACGCAAAgaacaaagataaaaaaatttagagtaAAACATGTGAGAATATTTAGAAAATCACATTCTTATgctcaatttatattttaattcagtTGTGTAACATTATCTATTTAAATTGTGTtgcttttaatttgttttaaaccTTATAAACAATATGGAggatttacaccaaaaaaattttctatatgttttaagtttaattacataccattcatattatttttattgtaaataaaattgaactatttataaattaaataaaaaaattagttaagtttttaaatattatatcatttcaaaataaatatcaaagaACCCGTGCAATCTagtactatataaaagttgaggccATTGAGGGCGTCCACGTAGGATGTTAAACCACCAATCGTATTATGACACATCCGATATTTAATttgctattttaaaaaaatttaatattaaaaataatctttaaaaacaaaattgatattacataaatatactaaactaacaaaatagatattaacTTTTCATAACTTTCTAAAAAATGCTAACTATTAAAGTAAAATGGAAATTcaatagaaaatagtaatattaacaaaaaatatgtcttcttaggtatattttaatgttaaaatagttaaaataacaaaaacaattaaaatttttttgactaatatataaaataagaaaatttttaatttctaatataTGTAGTATTGCgtgactataaataattttctaagtttcacatggatcaagattttccggtttggttcacagagtcattatgagtctgtataagttgatgacaaaaaaaaaagtttccaaaTGAGTCTAAATTATGGTTGCATCTACTTA
This genomic stretch from Brassica napus cultivar Da-Ae chromosome C9, Da-Ae, whole genome shotgun sequence harbors:
- the LOC106430990 gene encoding uncharacterized protein LOC106430990, producing MDAAEVKSGDYPPRLYPERSSNLDGKVINHNFHPGHFPHVRETIRLDVWEELVNSPIGVVARLAKRESMWSGRTVHYLLCRQLRVINKEIWCLMADEAIRFSLLEFGKITKLNTDGGSYTISGMKDALLFWAYESVTCFGESFGRVSNNEDVPLLRWGGKRTRASFDKLLSAEIKKHGKVRVRRMVLKDSIEEMFPIWPGEDDDPQLVRLITNIHSGRFVKGLWEVQGNAKGKGNAKGKGNEKKRMKGGVSSEAEPPTKKQKKVKTQNESEADAAGKGSSEKEGSKELELENKATLTTIVSTLDIISRKFDQVDSRLEAYELDRNRPLMDQKTIDDRVNALLEERLKDLGIGKILENHDNPSPQLSDNSLSMASPVVRTHQKSVNSPALVAATTGKEFGPKKNLAKELEKESGVKRTLDEEFGSVDKATDMRPLDFVVVSPAKATKDDKATKDDKAAKDPAYGRGYRRKRIVKGEEADEKKKAAQADVAFKRKEKAEAKKKAKKQEAELKKQKQAGSKYKKVTPPRDGVTRCKVQPDVEDSSLADITDEVVAEQNEFAPESDVENSEVVRSAIIKDYREKNVRLTPKGLSMTAVSSSLVFPNVGHDGTMCMRKNVTPSSAIYDPLAPVDPALLEKLMQHIKAIHPNHQQRPFKMKPTMFMFKGNGYEDMINGRIPDHCQTNLKWYEDVDHLYGCLQTGRNHWVAYHVDLKKEKIDCYDPIFGEVTLESEQRILNSFKPLTHMIPAMLSAHIPTNIRPISRKKFSFRRRSKRYTPQNTQVGDCGVYSLKFVECLALGVTFDGINDQNIQGLRMKMAANILAEEGNVVTDQMMAN